A single genomic interval of Nomascus leucogenys isolate Asia chromosome 3, Asia_NLE_v1, whole genome shotgun sequence harbors:
- the OPRM1 gene encoding mu-type opioid receptor isoform X6 has product MVPRVKLRYTKMKTATNIYIFNLALADALATSTLPFQSVNYLMGTWPFGTILCKIVISIDYYNMFTSIFTLCTMSVDRYIAVCHPVKALDFRTPRNAKIINVCNWILSSAIGLPVMFMATTKYRHGSIDCTLTFSHPTWYWENLLKICVFIFAFIMPVLIITVCYGLMILRLKSVRMLSGSKEKDRNLRRITRMVLVVVAVFIVCWTPIHIYVIIKALVTIPETTFQTVSWHFCIALGYTNSCLNPVLYAFLDENFKRCFREFCIPTSSNIEQQNSTRIRQNTRDHPSTANTVDRTNHQLENLEAET; this is encoded by the exons ATGGTTCCCAGAGTGAAACTGAG ATACACCAAAATGAAGACTGCCACCAACATCTACATTTTCAACCTTGCTCTGGCAGATGCCTTAGCCACCAGTACCCTGCCCTTCCAGAGTGTGAATTACCTAATGGGAACATGGCCATTTGGAACCATCCTTTGCAAGATAGTGATCTCCATAGATTACTATAATATGTTCACCAGCATATTCACCCTCTGCACCATGAGTGTTGATCGATACATTGCAGTCTGCCACCCTGTCAAGGCCTTAGATTTCCGTACTCCCCGAAATGCCAAAATTATCAATGTCTGCAACTGGATCCTCTCTTCAGCCATTGGTCTTCCTGTAATGTTCATGGCTACAACAAAATACAGGCATG GTTCCATAGATTGTACACTAACATTCTCTCATCCAACCTGGTACTGGGAAAACCTGCTGAAGATCTGTGTTTTCATCTTCGCCTTCATCATGCCTGTGCTCATCATTACCGTGTGCTATGGACTGATGATCTTGCGCCTCAAAAGTGTCCGCATGCTCTCTGGCTCCAAAGAAAAGGACAGGAATCTTCGAAGGATCACCAggatggtgctggtggtggtggctgtgTTCATCGTCTGCTGGACTCCCATTCACATTTATGTCATCATTAAAGCCTTGGTTACAATCCCAGAAACTACGTTCCAGACTGTTTCTTGGCACTTCTGCATTGCTCTAGGTTACACAAACAGCTGCCTCAATCCAGTCCTTTACGCATTTCTGGATGAAAACTTCAAACGATGCTTCAGAGAGTTCTGTATCCCAACCTCTTCCAACATTGAGCAACAAAACTCCACTCGAATTCGTCAGAACACTAGAGACCACCCCTCCACGGCCAATACAGTGGATAGAACTAATCATCAG
- the OPRM1 gene encoding mu-type opioid receptor isoform X7 has protein sequence MKTATNIYIFNLALADALATSTLPFQSVNYLMGTWPFGTILCKIVISIDYYNMFTSIFTLCTMSVDRYIAVCHPVKALDFRTPRNAKIINVCNWILSSAIGLPVMFMATTKYRHGSIDCTLTFSHPTWYWENLLKICVFIFAFIMPVLIITVCYGLMILRLKSVRMLSGSKEKDRNLRRITRMVLVVVAVFIVCWTPIHIYVIIKALVTIPETTFQTVSWHFCIALGYTNSCLNPVLYAFLDENFKRCFREFCIPTSSNIEQQNSTRIRQNTRDHPSTANTVDRTNHQLENLEAET, from the exons ATGAAGACTGCCACCAACATCTACATTTTCAACCTTGCTCTGGCAGATGCCTTAGCCACCAGTACCCTGCCCTTCCAGAGTGTGAATTACCTAATGGGAACATGGCCATTTGGAACCATCCTTTGCAAGATAGTGATCTCCATAGATTACTATAATATGTTCACCAGCATATTCACCCTCTGCACCATGAGTGTTGATCGATACATTGCAGTCTGCCACCCTGTCAAGGCCTTAGATTTCCGTACTCCCCGAAATGCCAAAATTATCAATGTCTGCAACTGGATCCTCTCTTCAGCCATTGGTCTTCCTGTAATGTTCATGGCTACAACAAAATACAGGCATG GTTCCATAGATTGTACACTAACATTCTCTCATCCAACCTGGTACTGGGAAAACCTGCTGAAGATCTGTGTTTTCATCTTCGCCTTCATCATGCCTGTGCTCATCATTACCGTGTGCTATGGACTGATGATCTTGCGCCTCAAAAGTGTCCGCATGCTCTCTGGCTCCAAAGAAAAGGACAGGAATCTTCGAAGGATCACCAggatggtgctggtggtggtggctgtgTTCATCGTCTGCTGGACTCCCATTCACATTTATGTCATCATTAAAGCCTTGGTTACAATCCCAGAAACTACGTTCCAGACTGTTTCTTGGCACTTCTGCATTGCTCTAGGTTACACAAACAGCTGCCTCAATCCAGTCCTTTACGCATTTCTGGATGAAAACTTCAAACGATGCTTCAGAGAGTTCTGTATCCCAACCTCTTCCAACATTGAGCAACAAAACTCCACTCGAATTCGTCAGAACACTAGAGACCACCCCTCCACGGCCAATACAGTGGATAGAACTAATCATCAG